A genome region from Streptomyces sp. NBC_01296 includes the following:
- the gcvT gene encoding glycine cleavage system aminomethyltransferase GcvT encodes MSTAPRLTALDALHRSLGATMTDFAGWDMPLRYASERDEHNAVRTKAGLFDLSHMGEITLTGPEAVKALDYALVGNISTVGVGRARYTHICQEDGGIVDDLIVYRLGETEYMVVANASNAQVVLDALTERAAGFDTEVRDDRDAYALIAVQGPESPGILASLTDADLDGLKYYAGLLGTVAGVPALIARTGYTGEDGFELFVAPEHAVELWQALTKAGEGVGLVPAGLSCRDTLRLEAGMPLYGHELTTSLTPFDAGLGRVVKFEKEGEFVGRAALEAAAERAASNPPRKLVGLIAEGRRVPRAGFPVVADGQVIGEVTSGAPSPTLGKPIAMAYVDAAHAAPGTSGVGIDIRGTHEPYEVVALPFYKRQK; translated from the coding sequence ATGAGCACTGCCCCCCGCCTGACCGCCCTCGATGCGCTGCACCGATCGCTCGGTGCGACCATGACCGATTTCGCGGGCTGGGACATGCCCCTGCGGTACGCCAGTGAGCGCGACGAGCACAACGCCGTCCGCACCAAGGCCGGTCTCTTCGACCTGTCCCACATGGGCGAGATCACGCTGACCGGCCCCGAGGCCGTCAAGGCCCTGGACTACGCGCTGGTCGGCAACATCTCCACCGTCGGCGTCGGCCGCGCCCGCTACACGCACATCTGCCAGGAGGACGGCGGGATCGTCGACGACCTGATCGTCTACCGCCTGGGCGAGACCGAGTACATGGTCGTCGCGAACGCCTCCAACGCCCAGGTCGTCCTCGACGCCCTGACCGAGCGCGCCGCCGGCTTCGACACCGAGGTCCGCGACGACCGCGACGCGTACGCGCTGATCGCCGTGCAGGGCCCGGAGTCCCCCGGCATCCTCGCCTCCCTCACCGACGCCGACCTGGACGGCCTGAAGTACTACGCCGGCCTGCTGGGCACGGTCGCGGGCGTGCCCGCGCTGATCGCGCGTACGGGCTACACGGGCGAGGACGGCTTCGAGCTGTTCGTCGCTCCCGAGCACGCCGTCGAGCTGTGGCAGGCGCTGACCAAGGCCGGCGAGGGCGTCGGCCTGGTCCCGGCGGGCCTGTCCTGCCGCGACACCCTGCGCCTGGAGGCGGGGATGCCGCTGTACGGGCACGAGCTGACCACTTCCCTGACCCCGTTCGACGCGGGGCTGGGCCGGGTCGTGAAGTTCGAGAAGGAGGGCGAGTTCGTGGGCCGCGCCGCCCTGGAGGCCGCCGCCGAGCGCGCCGCCTCGAACCCGCCGCGCAAGCTGGTCGGCCTGATCGCCGAGGGCCGCCGCGTCCCGCGCGCCGGCTTCCCCGTGGTCGCCGACGGGCAGGTCATCGGCGAGGTCACCTCGGGCGCCCCCTCCCCGACGCTGGGCAAGCCGATCGCGATGGCGTACGTGGACGCGGCGCACGCCGCGCCCGGCACCTCCGGCGTCGGCATCGACATTCGCGGTACCCATGAGCCGTACGAGGTCGTGGCGCTGCCGTTCTACAAGCGGCAGAAGTAA
- the gcvH gene encoding glycine cleavage system protein GcvH yields MSNPQQLRYTKEHEWLSDAVDGVATVGITEFAANALGDVVYAQLPAVGETVTEGETCGELESTKSVSDLYSPVSGEVVEANQDVVDDPALVNTAPFAGGWLFKVRLSEEPKDVLSADEYAALTHSDN; encoded by the coding sequence ATGAGCAACCCCCAGCAGCTGCGTTACACCAAGGAGCACGAGTGGCTGTCGGACGCCGTGGACGGCGTCGCGACGGTCGGCATCACGGAGTTCGCGGCCAACGCGCTCGGTGACGTCGTCTACGCCCAGCTCCCCGCGGTCGGCGAGACCGTCACCGAGGGCGAGACCTGTGGCGAGCTGGAGTCGACCAAGTCGGTCAGCGACCTGTACTCCCCCGTCTCCGGTGAGGTCGTCGAGGCCAACCAGGACGTCGTGGACGACCCGGCGCTCGTCAACACGGCCCCGTTCGCGGGTGGCTGGCTGTTCAAGGTGCGTCTCTCGGAGGAGCCGAAGGACGTGCTCTCGGCCGACGAGTACGCCGCGCTCACCCACTCCGACAACTGA
- the glyA gene encoding serine hydroxymethyltransferase yields MSVLNTPLHELDPDVAAAVDAELARQQSTLEMIASENFAPVAVMEAQGSVLTNKYAEGYPGRRYYGGCEHVDVVEQIAIDRIKALFGAEAANVQPHSGAQANAAAMFALLKPGDTIMGLSLAHGGHLTHGMKINFSGKLYNVVPYHVDETGEVDMAEVERLAKESKPQLIVAGWSAYPRQLDFAAFRRIADEVGAYLMVDMAHFAGLVAAGLHPNPVPHAHVVTTTTHKTLGGPRGGVILSTQELAKKINSAVFPGQQGGPLEHVIAAKAVSFKVAASPEFKERQERTLEGAKILAARLVQDDVKAVGVDVLTGGTDVHLVLVDLRNSELDGQQAEDRLHEVGITVNRNAIPNDPRPPMVTSGLRIGTPALATRGFDAEAFTEVAEIIAQALKPAYDSEALKARVSALAAKFPLYPTL; encoded by the coding sequence ATGTCCGTACTGAACACCCCCCTCCACGAGCTCGACCCGGACGTCGCCGCCGCCGTCGACGCCGAGCTCGCACGCCAGCAGTCCACCCTGGAAATGATCGCGTCGGAGAACTTCGCTCCGGTCGCCGTCATGGAGGCCCAGGGCTCGGTCCTGACCAACAAGTACGCCGAGGGCTACCCCGGCCGCCGCTACTACGGCGGCTGCGAGCACGTCGACGTGGTCGAGCAGATCGCGATCGACCGCATCAAGGCGCTGTTCGGCGCCGAGGCCGCGAACGTCCAGCCGCACTCCGGTGCGCAGGCGAACGCCGCCGCGATGTTCGCGCTGCTGAAGCCGGGCGACACGATCATGGGCCTGAGCCTGGCCCACGGCGGTCACCTGACCCACGGCATGAAGATCAACTTCTCCGGCAAGCTCTACAACGTGGTCCCGTACCACGTCGACGAGACCGGCGAGGTCGACATGGCCGAGGTCGAGCGCCTCGCCAAGGAGTCCAAGCCGCAGCTGATCGTCGCCGGCTGGTCCGCCTACCCGCGCCAGCTGGACTTCGCCGCCTTCCGCCGCATCGCGGACGAGGTCGGCGCGTACCTGATGGTCGACATGGCGCACTTCGCCGGCCTGGTGGCCGCGGGCCTGCACCCGAACCCGGTGCCGCACGCCCACGTCGTCACCACCACCACGCACAAGACCCTCGGCGGTCCGCGCGGCGGTGTCATCCTGTCGACGCAGGAGCTGGCCAAGAAGATCAACTCCGCGGTCTTCCCGGGTCAGCAGGGCGGCCCGCTGGAGCACGTGATCGCGGCCAAGGCGGTCTCCTTCAAGGTCGCGGCCTCGCCCGAGTTCAAGGAGCGCCAGGAGCGCACCCTCGAGGGCGCGAAGATCCTCGCCGCCCGCCTGGTCCAGGACGACGTCAAGGCCGTGGGCGTGGACGTCCTCACCGGCGGCACCGACGTGCACCTGGTCCTGGTCGACCTGCGCAACTCCGAGCTGGACGGGCAGCAGGCCGAGGACCGCCTCCACGAGGTCGGCATCACGGTCAACCGCAACGCCATCCCGAACGACCCGCGGCCGCCGATGGTCACCTCGGGTCTGCGGATCGGTACGCCGGCCCTCGCCACCCGCGGCTTCGACGCCGAGGCCTTCACCGAGGTCGCCGAGATCATCGCGCAGGCGCTGAAGCCGGCCTACGACAGCGAGGCCCTCAAGGCGCGCGTCTCCGCGCTCGCGGCGAAGTTCCCGCTGTACCCGACGCTCTAG